From the genome of Anaeromicrobium sediminis, one region includes:
- a CDS encoding serine hydroxymethyltransferase produces MLETLKNSDSKLYDIVIEEYNRQQNSLEMIASESFVPREILELQGSILTNKTMEGFPGRRYHSGYEVIDKMETLAIERAKELFGAQHANIQPHSGSQANQCVYASILNPQNKVMGLRLDQGGHLTHGSKVNFSGKIYNFMSYGLNKETELIDYEELEKLAKEFMPKLIVTGASSYPRFIDYERIGYIAKSVNAYFLVDMAHVAGLVAAGIHPSPVPHADFVTSTTTKTLAGARGGFVLCKEEFAKSLDKAVFPGVQGSCHLHTMAAKAFTFKNAMTNEFKKTMKQVVKNSKHLGKQLSNKGFRLVTGGTDNHLLLVDLRPKGLTGADLDNALSSVGITVNKNMIPYDPQKPMITSGIRIGTTAMTIKGMKEAQMDQIADLINKVADNINNKEMLEQVKIQVQSLAMDN; encoded by the coding sequence ATGCTAGAAACATTAAAAAACAGTGATTCAAAATTGTATGATATTGTAATAGAAGAATATAATCGTCAACAAAATAGCCTTGAAATGATTGCATCAGAAAGTTTCGTTCCTAGAGAAATATTAGAACTCCAAGGAAGTATACTAACTAACAAAACTATGGAAGGATTTCCTGGCAGAAGGTATCATTCTGGCTATGAGGTAATTGATAAAATGGAGACCTTGGCAATAGAAAGGGCTAAAGAATTATTCGGTGCCCAGCACGCAAATATACAACCCCATTCTGGCTCTCAAGCTAATCAATGTGTATATGCATCCATATTAAATCCCCAGAATAAAGTTATGGGACTTAGGCTAGACCAGGGTGGTCATTTGACTCACGGTTCTAAGGTGAATTTTTCAGGAAAGATATATAATTTCATGTCCTATGGATTAAATAAAGAAACTGAATTAATAGATTATGAAGAATTAGAAAAGTTGGCAAAAGAATTCATGCCTAAGCTCATAGTCACTGGAGCTAGCTCCTACCCTCGTTTTATAGATTATGAAAGGATAGGATATATTGCAAAATCTGTTAATGCATATTTCCTAGTTGACATGGCACACGTTGCAGGACTAGTAGCAGCAGGAATCCATCCTTCCCCTGTGCCTCATGCGGATTTTGTAACTTCTACTACTACAAAGACTTTAGCTGGCGCTAGGGGAGGTTTTGTCCTTTGTAAAGAAGAATTTGCCAAATCATTAGATAAGGCAGTTTTTCCTGGAGTACAAGGTTCTTGTCATCTTCATACTATGGCTGCCAAAGCCTTTACTTTTAAAAATGCCATGACTAATGAATTTAAAAAGACCATGAAACAAGTAGTAAAAAATTCAAAACACCTGGGGAAGCAATTATCTAACAAAGGCTTTAGACTAGTAACAGGTGGTACAGATAATCATCTATTGTTAGTGGACCTTCGTCCTAAGGGTTTAACTGGAGCAGACCTTGATAACGCCCTCTCTAGTGTGGGGATTACGGTAAATAAAAATATGATTCCTTATGACCCACAAAAACCTATGATAACAAGTGGTATAAGGATAGGTACTACAGCCATGACCATAAAGGGAATGAAAGAGGCACAAATGGATCAAATAGCAGATTTAATAAACAAGGTAGCAGATAATATAAATAATAAAGAAATGCTAGAACAGGTAAAAATACAAGTTCAAAGCCTTGCTATGGACAATTAA
- the queC gene encoding 7-cyano-7-deazaguanine synthase QueC, with amino-acid sequence MNNEKAVVVFSGGQDSTTCLFWAKEKFGDVIAISFDYNQKHKFELECAKDICKKHGIEHHILDLGLLNQLAPNSLTRVDIEVDKTAPKEGLPNSFVDGRNLLFFTFAAVFAKQRGINHIVTGVSQSDYSGYPDCRDVFIKSLNVTLNLSMDYEFEIHTPLMWIDKAATWKMADDLGVLHIVKNETLTCYNGIVGNGCGDCPACDLRKKGYLKFKEMK; translated from the coding sequence ATGAATAATGAAAAAGCTGTTGTAGTATTTAGTGGAGGGCAAGATAGTACTACATGTTTGTTTTGGGCTAAAGAAAAGTTTGGAGATGTTATAGCCATTTCCTTTGATTATAATCAAAAACATAAATTTGAATTAGAGTGCGCAAAGGATATATGTAAAAAACATGGTATAGAGCATCATATATTAGATTTAGGATTACTAAATCAATTAGCACCTAACTCATTAACTAGGGTAGACATAGAAGTGGACAAGACAGCTCCTAAGGAAGGATTACCAAATTCCTTTGTGGATGGAAGAAACTTATTATTCTTTACCTTTGCCGCTGTATTTGCAAAGCAAAGGGGAATCAATCACATAGTAACAGGAGTATCTCAAAGTGATTATAGTGGATATCCAGATTGTAGAGATGTATTTATCAAGTCTTTAAATGTAACACTAAATTTATCTATGGACTATGAGTTTGAAATCCATACACCACTTATGTGGATAGACAAGGCAGCAACATGGAAGATGGCAGACGATTTAGGAGTGCTTCATATAGTTAAGAATGAAACATTAACTTGCTATAACGGAATTGTAGGAAATGGATGTGGAGATTGTCCAGCCTGCGATTTAAGGAAGAAAGGCTATTTAAAATTTAAAGAAATGAAATAG
- the folE gene encoding GTP cyclohydrolase I FolE yields the protein MNIKKIEEHVRGILEALGADTESEGLRETPLRVAKMYEEVFEGMKYSNDDLAEMYGKTFEENIKSNNSENDMVLMKDIEIFSHCEHHLALMYNMKVSVAYIPKVKIIGLSKIARIADMVGRRLQLQERIGEDIADIIMKITESEDVAVIIEGEHGCMTVRGIKKTGTKTMTTTLKGRFNTDVMLNNRLFRMI from the coding sequence ATGAACATAAAAAAAATAGAAGAACATGTAAGAGGAATACTAGAGGCACTAGGTGCTGATACGGAAAGTGAAGGGTTAAGAGAAACTCCTTTGCGAGTGGCTAAAATGTACGAAGAAGTATTTGAAGGAATGAAATACTCAAATGATGACTTAGCTGAAATGTATGGAAAGACATTTGAAGAAAATATAAAGAGTAACAATAGTGAAAATGACATGGTATTAATGAAGGATATAGAAATATTTAGTCATTGTGAGCATCATTTAGCTTTAATGTATAACATGAAAGTATCTGTAGCTTACATTCCAAAGGTTAAGATAATAGGTCTTAGCAAAATAGCAAGAATTGCAGATATGGTAGGAAGAAGGCTACAACTTCAAGAGAGAATTGGAGAAGATATAGCTGATATAATAATGAAGATAACTGAAAGTGAAGACGTGGCAGTTATTATTGAAGGTGAACATGGTTGTATGACAGTTAGAGGAATTAAAAAAACTGGTACAAAGACTATGACGACCACCCTAAAAGGTAGATTTAATACGGATGTAATGTTGAACAATAGATTATTTAGAATGATATAA
- the queE gene encoding putative 7-carboxy-7-deazaguanine synthase QueE: MYKVVEHFISINGEGKRAGELALFIRFKGCNLTCSYCDTMWANREHTKFTFMNKEEIHNLIKESKVKNVTLTGGEPLLQDNMYELLEFISQDKSVNIEIETNGSVDIGTFSKLDNPPSFTLDYKLPSSNMEDLMYTNNYNYLKNSDVVKFVAGTKSDLDRAKEIIKKYDLTNKCHVYLSPSFEEITPAQIVEYMKENRLNDVKLQLQMHKFIWDPEERGV; this comes from the coding sequence ATGTATAAGGTAGTAGAACATTTTATAAGCATAAACGGAGAAGGAAAAAGAGCGGGAGAATTGGCTTTATTTATTAGATTTAAGGGGTGTAACCTTACATGTAGTTATTGCGATACTATGTGGGCTAATAGGGAGCATACTAAATTTACTTTTATGAATAAAGAAGAAATACATAACCTTATTAAAGAGAGTAAGGTTAAAAATGTGACTCTAACAGGTGGTGAACCATTACTTCAAGATAATATGTATGAACTCCTGGAGTTTATTTCACAAGATAAAAGTGTTAATATAGAAATTGAAACAAATGGAAGTGTGGATATAGGTACTTTTTCAAAATTAGATAATCCACCTTCCTTTACTCTGGACTATAAATTACCATCAAGCAACATGGAAGATCTAATGTATACTAATAACTATAATTATTTAAAAAATAGTGATGTGGTTAAATTTGTGGCAGGGACAAAGTCAGATTTAGATAGGGCAAAAGAAATTATAAAAAAATATGATTTAACTAATAAGTGTCATGTATACTTAAGTCCTTCCTTTGAAGAAATTACTCCTGCACAGATTGTAGAGTATATGAAAGAAAATAGATTGAATGATGTGAAACTTCAACTACAAATGCATAAATTCATTTGGGACCCAGAGGAAAGGGGAGTTTAA
- the queD gene encoding 6-carboxytetrahydropterin synthase QueD, translating to MYILRSEHSFDSAHFLAGYEGKCSNIHGHRWRVVVEVMEEKLKSGGQLDGMVVDFGDLKNDLKEIVDFHDHKLIIEMGTMKKHLVELLKEEGFKIMEVNFRPTAENFSKYFYDYITQKGYKVKRAEVYETPTNCAIYEGER from the coding sequence ATGTATATATTAAGATCAGAGCATAGTTTCGATAGTGCCCACTTTTTAGCTGGATACGAAGGAAAGTGTAGTAATATTCATGGACATAGATGGAGAGTAGTGGTAGAGGTTATGGAAGAGAAATTAAAATCTGGTGGCCAATTAGATGGAATGGTTGTAGATTTTGGAGATTTAAAAAATGATTTAAAGGAAATAGTAGACTTCCATGACCACAAATTAATAATAGAAATGGGAACTATGAAAAAACACCTGGTAGAACTTTTAAAAGAAGAAGGATTTAAAATAATGGAAGTTAATTTTAGACCTACTGCTGAAAACTTTTCTAAGTATTTTTATGATTATATTACACAAAAGGGATATAAGGTAAAAAGGGCAGAAGTCTATGAAACACCGACTAATTGTGCCATATATGAAGGAGAAAGATAA
- a CDS encoding acyl-CoA dehydratase activase, whose product MKILGIDLGSREVKIALMENKEVIKTFKISTMSFYRDYCTYDEKIIVNLDKLKIKDVDIYVSTGYGRNNTDLSKFKAINEIKAHVYGAIYQTDLKDFILLDVGGQDVKIVKVEKGIITDLELNEKCAASCGRYLENMANVLEIDLDEMSKYYKDPVELNATCAVFSESELIGQIAKGVDIKRLCAGVNYSMYKRLRPMLTKFRGKKLVLVGGVSKNEAIEKYLVNDYDEIIKVSNPQFNGAIGSCYYGEKVNGGK is encoded by the coding sequence ATGAAAATATTAGGTATAGATTTAGGAAGCCGAGAAGTAAAGATAGCCTTAATGGAAAATAAGGAAGTTATAAAGACTTTTAAAATAAGTACCATGTCCTTTTACAGGGACTATTGTACTTATGATGAAAAGATAATAGTTAATTTAGATAAACTTAAAATTAAAGATGTGGATATTTATGTGTCTACGGGATATGGAAGAAATAATACGGATCTAAGTAAATTTAAAGCCATAAATGAAATAAAAGCTCACGTATATGGAGCTATATACCAAACTGATTTAAAGGACTTCATATTATTAGATGTGGGTGGCCAAGATGTGAAAATAGTAAAGGTAGAAAAGGGTATTATAACAGATTTAGAATTAAATGAAAAATGTGCTGCTTCCTGTGGTAGATATTTGGAAAATATGGCTAATGTATTAGAAATTGACCTAGATGAAATGAGTAAATACTACAAGGACCCAGTAGAATTAAATGCCACCTGTGCAGTATTTTCAGAATCGGAATTAATAGGACAAATTGCAAAGGGTGTAGATATTAAGAGATTGTGTGCAGGCGTAAATTATTCAATGTATAAGAGATTAAGACCTATGCTTACTAAGTTTAGAGGAAAAAAATTAGTATTAGTAGGTGGAGTATCTAAAAATGAAGCGATAGAAAAATATTTAGTAAATGATTATGATGAAATAATTAAAGTTTCTAATCCTCAATTTAATGGGGCAATTGGATCTTGTTATTATGGTGAAAAGGTAAATGGAGGTAAATAG
- a CDS encoding 2-hydroxyacyl-CoA dehydratase family protein translates to MKKIGLTTTVPVEVLLAAGYKPIDLNNIFITDEDHKKYIDIAERDGFPKSLCAWIKGIYGVCIDKGIKEIVGVTEGDCSNTKGLIEVLGLKGIKVHPFGFPHSHKMKDLKIQIDDLMDRFNVTIDEVEKVRQEINEVRKLGIEIDRLTYEDLKVSGFENHLYEVSFSDLWGDINIFREELKNRIDEYKKRKKFNKVLRIGYIGVPPMTADLYDFVEEQDGLIVYNEVQREFAFPRAHEAKDIYEQYYDYTYVYDVNFRIKELKRQIDIRKLDGIIHYTQAFCYRAIEDIVLKEKLDIPILNIEGDTSNKLDERTKLRLEAFLDMLKDLKE, encoded by the coding sequence TTGAAAAAAATAGGATTAACTACAACGGTGCCTGTTGAGGTACTTTTAGCTGCTGGATATAAACCAATAGATTTAAATAATATATTTATAACTGATGAGGATCATAAAAAATATATAGATATAGCTGAAAGAGATGGATTTCCCAAAAGTCTTTGTGCCTGGATAAAGGGTATATATGGAGTTTGTATAGATAAGGGAATAAAAGAAATTGTAGGAGTTACAGAAGGAGATTGTTCTAATACAAAGGGCCTTATAGAAGTATTAGGATTAAAGGGAATAAAAGTACATCCCTTTGGATTTCCACATAGTCATAAAATGAAAGATTTAAAGATACAAATAGATGATCTTATGGACAGATTCAATGTAACTATAGATGAAGTAGAAAAGGTAAGACAAGAGATAAATGAAGTTAGAAAATTAGGTATTGAAATAGACAGATTAACATATGAAGATTTAAAAGTTAGCGGTTTTGAAAACCACTTGTATGAAGTATCATTTAGTGATTTATGGGGAGATATTAATATCTTTAGAGAAGAACTAAAGAATAGAATAGATGAATATAAGAAAAGAAAAAAGTTTAATAAGGTTTTAAGAATAGGATACATAGGAGTTCCTCCTATGACAGCAGACTTATATGATTTTGTAGAGGAACAAGATGGACTTATTGTATACAATGAGGTTCAAAGGGAATTTGCTTTCCCAAGAGCTCATGAGGCTAAAGACATTTATGAACAATATTATGACTACACTTATGTATATGATGTGAACTTTAGAATAAAAGAGTTAAAAAGGCAAATAGACATAAGAAAGTTAGATGGAATAATCCATTATACTCAAGCCTTTTGTTATAGGGCCATAGAAGATATTGTATTAAAAGAGAAGTTAGATATTCCTATTCTAAATATAGAAGGAGATACTAGCAATAAATTAGATGAAAGAACAAAGCTTAGACTAGAAGCATTTTTAGACATGCTGAAGGATTTAAAGGAGTAG
- a CDS encoding alanine/glycine:cation symporter family protein, with amino-acid sequence MGNLLTNIVGSLNTLLWSYVLIFLLIVLGIYFSFRTNFVQFKFIREMIRLLTDGAKQEKGEGISSFQAFCISTASRVGTGNLAGVAIAIATGGPGAVFWMWLIALIGGASSFVESTLAQIYKVKDKDGYRGGPAYYMEKALNKRWMGIIFSILITLCFGLVFNSVQSNTIALSFQESFDTSRSMMGIILSVVTGIIIFGGVKRIARVAEVIVPVMAVAYVIIATFVIVKNMAAIPQIFSLIIGSALGFKQAAGGAIGVALMQGIKRGLFSNEAGMGSAPNAAATAEVSHPVKQGLIQTLGVFTDTILICSATAFIILLSGVYTNGDLTGIQLTQIALSSQVGSWGGTFVAICILLFAFSSIIGNYYYGETNIEFINGNAIWLTIYRVCVVGMVYFGSVAKIQIVWDLADLFMGLMALINLIAIGLLGHIAFAALKDYAKQKKEGKDPVFKSSNIEGVTNAECWENNIEGIKKAN; translated from the coding sequence ATGGGAAACTTATTGACAAATATAGTCGGAAGTCTTAACACTTTATTGTGGTCTTATGTACTTATCTTTTTATTAATCGTTCTTGGAATTTACTTTTCATTTAGAACTAATTTTGTACAATTTAAATTTATAAGAGAAATGATTAGACTCCTAACAGATGGAGCTAAACAGGAAAAGGGAGAAGGTATTTCATCTTTTCAAGCTTTCTGTATATCTACTGCATCTAGAGTAGGTACTGGTAACTTAGCTGGTGTTGCCATAGCAATCGCAACAGGGGGTCCTGGAGCTGTGTTTTGGATGTGGCTTATAGCTTTAATAGGTGGAGCTTCAAGTTTTGTGGAAAGTACCTTAGCTCAAATTTACAAGGTTAAGGACAAGGACGGTTATAGAGGTGGTCCTGCTTACTATATGGAAAAGGCTTTAAACAAAAGATGGATGGGTATTATATTCTCAATCCTTATAACATTATGTTTCGGTTTAGTATTTAATTCAGTTCAATCAAATACTATTGCTTTATCATTCCAAGAGTCATTTGATACTAGCAGAAGTATGATGGGAATTATATTATCAGTGGTAACTGGAATAATTATATTTGGTGGAGTAAAAAGAATTGCAAGAGTAGCAGAAGTCATCGTTCCTGTGATGGCAGTTGCCTATGTAATAATTGCAACATTTGTAATAGTTAAAAACATGGCAGCTATTCCACAAATATTTAGTTTGATAATTGGAAGTGCCTTAGGCTTTAAACAAGCTGCTGGTGGTGCCATTGGTGTAGCTTTAATGCAAGGTATTAAAAGAGGATTATTCTCAAACGAAGCAGGAATGGGAAGTGCCCCTAACGCAGCTGCTACAGCTGAGGTATCTCACCCAGTAAAACAAGGTTTAATTCAAACCTTAGGAGTATTTACAGATACTATTTTAATCTGTAGTGCAACTGCGTTTATAATCCTGTTATCTGGTGTATACACAAATGGAGATTTAACAGGTATCCAATTAACTCAAATAGCTTTAAGTTCTCAAGTTGGTTCCTGGGGAGGTACTTTTGTAGCAATATGTATATTATTATTTGCATTTAGTTCTATTATAGGAAACTACTACTATGGTGAAACTAATATAGAGTTTATAAATGGAAATGCAATTTGGTTAACAATATATAGAGTTTGTGTTGTTGGTATGGTTTATTTTGGTTCTGTTGCAAAAATCCAAATCGTATGGGATTTAGCTGATCTATTCATGGGACTTATGGCTCTTATAAACTTAATTGCAATTGGTCTTTTAGGACATATTGCCTTTGCTGCATTAAAAGACTATGCTAAACAAAAGAAAGAAGGAAAAGATCCAGTATTCAAATCATCTAACATTGAAGGCGTAACAAACGCTGAATGTTGGGAAAATAATATTGAAGGTATAAAAAAAGCTAATTAA
- the rocF gene encoding arginase encodes MNINLIGAPTFYGADKKGPDLAPNKLRQLGLLSVLNKTHKVYDLGNVYVPTVSTEDKFSDHSNVKYYNPLMNLNSSIAHLVSLSLKNNYFSLVIGGDHSVALGSIAGISSVYKNFGVVWFDAHTDINTYKTSPSGNFHGMPLAYAMGLGDNGIENIYSHGSPIPSKNVFIIGARDIDSGEREFIKEKDLKVYSPEYIRKRTIKGIFDEIMENVKSSGIEALHISFDLDFLDASLVPGTGTPVGNGFSLEDAKEFFSLFASTNLVKSMDFVEYNVLLDKNNVTGNLSIDLLDHIFNKLT; translated from the coding sequence ATGAATATTAACTTAATAGGTGCTCCAACCTTTTATGGAGCCGACAAAAAGGGACCTGATCTGGCACCCAACAAACTTAGACAGCTGGGTCTACTAAGTGTACTTAATAAAACTCACAAGGTCTACGATCTTGGAAATGTTTATGTACCTACTGTATCTACAGAAGATAAGTTCTCAGATCATAGTAATGTGAAATACTATAACCCACTTATGAATTTAAACTCAAGTATTGCACATCTAGTTTCACTTTCACTAAAAAACAATTATTTTTCACTAGTTATTGGTGGGGACCACTCTGTTGCCCTAGGAAGTATTGCAGGCATTAGTAGTGTTTATAAAAACTTTGGTGTAGTATGGTTTGATGCCCACACAGACATTAACACTTACAAAACTTCCCCTTCAGGCAATTTTCATGGTATGCCACTAGCCTATGCTATGGGCCTTGGGGATAATGGAATAGAAAATATTTATTCACATGGTTCTCCTATTCCATCTAAAAACGTTTTCATAATTGGAGCTAGGGACATTGACTCAGGTGAAAGGGAATTTATAAAAGAAAAAGATTTAAAGGTCTACTCACCAGAATATATTCGTAAACGTACTATTAAAGGCATATTTGATGAAATAATGGAAAATGTTAAAAGTTCTGGTATAGAAGCTCTTCACATAAGTTTTGATTTAGACTTTTTAGATGCAAGCTTAGTTCCAGGAACAGGTACTCCTGTAGGGAACGGTTTTTCCCTTGAAGATGCAAAAGAGTTTTTTAGTTTATTTGCTTCTACAAACTTGGTAAAGTCCATGGATTTTGTGGAATATAACGTTTTACTTGATAAAAATAATGTAACAGGTAATTTAAGCATAGATTTACTTGATCATATTTTTAATAAATTAACTTAA
- a CDS encoding VanW family protein, producing MKKTKLLSCIIMVFILSFTLSYGESPNIYVEDIKVENIDKLNESLISIENSILNNEIIITYTHEDENMTLNYKLKDLGFKLDKVSVANDIYNSIYFNDQIGPNKDVHLKAHYIVDEKNFLAALAPLDEIPIPLMENAKLHISGDNITVIPEVNSFEFDKAKLMENIKATPLIGKNIFTVPTKLATASVTTKTFQNMELELLSEFTTKYSASNKPRSTNIAVATSYINGTLLKPGEVFSYNETVGRRTSERGFKVAGVYANGRVSKGLGGGICQTSTTLYNATLLGDLEIVDRSNHSLTVPYVPLSRDATVSWGVQDFKFKNNTDKDLYIYGSTTKNTVTFKIYGKKLDKEIKLISKVLSKKYASVQKIEDPNLNPGEEKVTDKGHTGYSSKLIKEVYKNGELLDSYVVSKDYYRTTPKIIKIGTKKEASQ from the coding sequence ATGAAAAAAACTAAATTATTAAGCTGCATTATTATGGTCTTTATTCTTTCTTTTACTTTATCCTATGGAGAAAGTCCTAATATTTATGTGGAAGATATTAAAGTAGAAAATATAGACAAGCTAAATGAAAGTCTTATTTCTATAGAAAATTCTATTTTAAATAATGAAATAATAATAACCTATACTCATGAAGATGAAAATATGACCTTAAACTACAAATTAAAAGATTTAGGATTCAAATTAGATAAAGTATCAGTGGCTAATGATATTTACAATTCCATATATTTTAATGACCAAATCGGTCCTAATAAGGACGTACACTTAAAAGCCCATTATATTGTAGATGAAAAGAACTTCCTAGCTGCTTTAGCTCCATTAGATGAAATCCCTATACCACTTATGGAAAATGCTAAATTACATATATCAGGGGATAATATTACTGTAATTCCAGAAGTAAATTCCTTTGAGTTTGACAAAGCTAAGCTCATGGAAAATATAAAGGCCACTCCTTTAATTGGGAAAAATATCTTTACTGTCCCTACAAAATTAGCCACTGCCTCTGTTACAACAAAGACCTTTCAAAACATGGAATTAGAATTACTTAGTGAATTTACTACAAAATACTCAGCCTCAAACAAGCCACGTTCTACTAATATAGCTGTAGCTACTAGTTATATTAATGGAACATTACTAAAACCTGGAGAAGTATTTTCATACAATGAAACAGTAGGTAGACGTACAAGTGAACGTGGCTTTAAGGTAGCAGGAGTATATGCAAATGGGCGAGTTTCTAAGGGCTTAGGAGGAGGTATCTGTCAAACCTCTACTACTCTATATAATGCAACTTTATTAGGTGATTTAGAAATAGTAGATAGAAGTAATCATTCCCTTACAGTTCCATATGTTCCTTTAAGTAGAGATGCCACCGTATCCTGGGGAGTTCAAGATTTTAAATTTAAAAACAATACGGATAAAGATCTTTATATTTATGGCAGTACTACTAAAAATACAGTTACCTTTAAAATTTATGGTAAAAAACTAGATAAGGAAATTAAATTAATATCTAAAGTATTAAGTAAAAAATACGCCTCTGTTCAAAAAATAGAAGATCCTAATCTAAATCCAGGAGAAGAAAAGGTCACAGATAAAGGCCATACAGGATATAGTTCTAAGTTAATCAAAGAAGTTTATAAAAATGGAGAACTGCTAGATTCCTATGTGGTTTCTAAAGACTACTACAGAACTACTCCTAAAATAATAAAAATAGGTACTAAAAAAGAAGCATCCCAGTAG